GAAAGCCATGGACGCCGGCGTGGGCGGTGAGCCACCACGACCAGGAGAGGGTGTGATCGCGGCCCCTGCATTTCTCCACTGCCATGCGATCGCTCTGGAGGGCGAAATCACCGACGAAGTGCCCCATCGCCAGCAACAGAAACAGCTCCAGACCCGAGAGGCTGTGCGCAAGGCCCGACAGCATGGCTGGCTCCGTCATCGCTACAGAAAATCAGCATGACGGCACGCCCTTCAGACGGCTCAGCAAGCGCAGACCCTGGCACGTTCAACGGGCGCAGAAGGTGGCCTGCAGCGCCAGCCGATCCACGGGTCCGGGAAGTTCGGCCGGGTCAAAGCCCACGCTCTCGGCGGCAACGGCCTTCATCAGCATGGGGCGCATGCCGCCTTCGAGCACCACGCCCAAGGGGGTGACCGTACGCAGGCCGATCGCGTCAGCCAGATCCCGCGCCTGGGTGAGGGCGTCCTGGTAGGCCCCCTTGAGCAGCTGGCGCCGGGCGGCCGCATCACCGCCCGCCGACGGCTGGGTGCTCACCGGCGCCAACTGCACCCCCGGCAGCCCGCCCACCTGGCGGATCAGCGCCTGCAGCCGGGCCGGGGCGAGCTCGCCACTCACCTGCAGCCGGGCCTGGATCGCGGCCGGCTGCTGCTTGGTGGCCGGCCGTGACCAGGTGGTGGGCGAAGTGACCTCCAGCTCGCTCACCTGCAACGCCTGCAGGGCGGTGCGCACGGCCGCCAGCCGCGTCTGGAGCTGTGCCAGGGCGGCGTCGTTGCCGGGAGCTTCGGCCTGCAGCTCCAGGGAGAAGCGCAAGCGGTCGGCAGCCCGCTTCAGCTCGGCGCTGCCCCGCACCTCCAGCGTGGTGCCGTCGCAGCGAAGCGGCTGCGCCTGGGCCAGGGCCGGCCGCGCCAGCAGCAGGCAGGCAGGCAGCAGGCAGGCAGCGGTGGTGAGAGCGGGGAGGGCGCGACGCATCGCAAGGCTTTCAGTGGGGCAGGGCGGTCACGCCCCTCTGAAGCTTGGGGCCTGAACGGCTGTTTGCCGCCTCCAGACGCATGGGGTCAGATCTTCGTGGTTCCCCGTCGGCATGACCCCTAGGGTGCTGCCGGCAGGCCCTCTCCTCGCGGGGCTGCACCCTCCGCCACCGCCCTCTCCCCATGCATCCGCTGCAGGTGTGGCTGATCGCCCTCAGCAGCCTGGCCCTGCTGCTGTTGGCCCGCAATCTCTGCAGAGCGGGGCGCTGGCCGGCATTTCCCCTGCAGCTGCCGGCGGTGGCCACGGTGGTGTGGGCGATCAGCCGCTCGCTGTCGCCGCTGGTGATGCCGCTGGGATACCGGCCCTGGTTCGCCCTGCTCGATGAGCTGGTGTTGATCTATGCCGCGATCCGGCTGCTGCTGTGGGTGGGCCTGGAGGTGCCGGCGGCCCTGAAGCTTTGGAACCGGCCACCGGAAATCCTGCTGCAGCTGCTGATGCTGACCAGCGGCACGGTGGCCACCGTGGTGGTGTTCAAGGAACTGGCCCGCTTCGACCTGCTCGGCCTGGTGACC
The Synechococcus sp. MW101C3 DNA segment above includes these coding regions:
- a CDS encoding DUF3307 domain-containing protein, with the protein product MLSGLAHSLSGLELFLLLAMGHFVGDFALQSDRMAVEKCRGRDHTLSWSWWLTAHAGVHGFLVALLTGIVWLGVAEWLVHALIDWGKCAGYYRLGLDQTLHLLCKLLWAFSAVHIAARLALS
- a CDS encoding SIMPL domain-containing protein; this encodes MRRALPALTTAACLLPACLLLARPALAQAQPLRCDGTTLEVRGSAELKRAADRLRFSLELQAEAPGNDAALAQLQTRLAAVRTALQALQVSELEVTSPTTWSRPATKQQPAAIQARLQVSGELAPARLQALIRQVGGLPGVQLAPVSTQPSAGGDAAARRQLLKGAYQDALTQARDLADAIGLRTVTPLGVVLEGGMRPMLMKAVAAESVGFDPAELPGPVDRLALQATFCAR